Proteins from a genomic interval of Kitasatospora herbaricolor:
- a CDS encoding group II truncated hemoglobin translates to MTGEQNPSESLYDAVGGLEALRRLSNTFYDGVLADPLLAPVFADFTRTHIEHVAVWLAEIFGGPADFTDRLGGHQALLRSHLGLAITEEQRVRWMELMTVAVRKELPDDELLRRRVLEYFDWGTRIARDVSAAPVGEDLGDPGPTPRWGWDGLQGGS, encoded by the coding sequence ATGACCGGGGAGCAGAACCCGAGCGAGAGCCTGTACGACGCCGTCGGCGGGCTGGAGGCGCTCCGGCGCCTGAGCAACACCTTCTACGACGGCGTGCTGGCCGACCCGCTGCTCGCCCCCGTCTTCGCCGACTTCACCCGCACGCACATCGAGCACGTCGCCGTCTGGCTGGCCGAGATCTTCGGCGGACCGGCCGACTTCACCGACCGGCTCGGCGGCCATCAGGCGCTGTTGAGATCCCACCTGGGCCTGGCCATCACCGAGGAGCAGCGGGTCCGCTGGATGGAGCTGATGACCGTCGCGGTGCGCAAGGAGCTCCCGGACGACGAACTGCTGCGCCGCCGGGTGCTGGAGTACTTCGACTGGGGCACCAGGATCGCCCGCGACGTCTCGGCCGCACCGGTCGGCGAGGACCTGGGCGACCCCGGGCCCACGCCGCGCTGGGGCTGGGACGGTCTGCAGGGCGGGAGCTGA
- a CDS encoding molybdopterin-dependent oxidoreductase, with amino-acid sequence MRHPATVRLHGHLDRPAELTVGRLRDLPSHRVEVTFDCRTEGEQRHGYEGPTLWDVLCAAGPRVDLAARKPRLTFLLAVTGADGHRAVVSWAEIDPDFGGQRILLATSMDGAPLDESGPQLVVPADHCGARYVSGVTAVWLGPVPAPEPVGGPADAEPAGAARG; translated from the coding sequence ATGAGACACCCAGCCACCGTCCGGCTGCACGGCCACCTGGACCGGCCCGCCGAGTTGACGGTCGGCCGGCTCCGCGACCTGCCGTCGCACCGGGTCGAGGTCACCTTCGACTGCCGCACGGAGGGCGAGCAGCGCCACGGGTACGAGGGGCCCACCCTCTGGGACGTGCTGTGCGCCGCCGGGCCCAGGGTGGACCTCGCCGCGCGCAAGCCCCGGCTGACGTTCCTGCTGGCCGTCACCGGCGCGGACGGCCACCGCGCGGTGGTCTCCTGGGCCGAGATCGACCCCGACTTCGGCGGCCAGCGGATCCTGCTCGCCACCAGTATGGACGGCGCCCCGCTGGACGAGAGCGGCCCGCAGCTGGTCGTTCCGGCCGACCACTGCGGCGCCCGCTACGTCAGCGGCGTCACGGCCGTCTGGCTGGGGCCGGTCCCCGCCCCGGAGCCCGTCGGCGGGCCCGCCGACGCGGAGCCGGCCGGCGCCGCCCGCGGCTGA
- a CDS encoding MarR family winged helix-turn-helix transcriptional regulator — MDEPRWLDQDEMAAWRGFVAASNLLNRRLERQLKDDSGLSHTQYEILVHLSAAPEGSLRMTELADRLITSKSGLTYQVTQLEKAGLVSRRSCPSDVRGIFADLTEQGREAVRNAAPGHLAMVRELLIDVLSREQLTVLADGLGEVSRRLRADERA; from the coding sequence ATGGACGAACCCCGCTGGCTGGACCAGGACGAGATGGCCGCTTGGCGGGGCTTCGTGGCCGCCAGCAACCTCCTCAACCGGCGCCTGGAGCGGCAGCTCAAGGACGACTCAGGGCTCTCCCACACCCAGTACGAGATCCTGGTCCACCTCTCCGCCGCCCCCGAGGGGTCCCTGCGGATGACCGAGCTGGCGGACCGGCTGATCACCTCCAAGAGCGGCCTCACCTACCAGGTCACCCAGCTGGAGAAGGCCGGGCTGGTGAGCCGCCGCTCCTGCCCCAGCGACGTACGCGGCATCTTCGCCGACCTCACCGAGCAGGGCCGGGAGGCCGTCCGCAACGCGGCGCCCGGCCACCTCGCGATGGTGCGCGAGCTGCTCATCGACGTCCTCAGCCGGGAACAGCTGACCGTCCTCGCCGACGGCCTCGGCGAGGTCAGCCGGCGCCTGCGGGCGGACGAGCGCGCCTGA
- a CDS encoding WD40/YVTN/BNR-like repeat-containing protein, protein MTEVLLAVGTEKGLFLGRSRDRLDWEFSGPHFPMNAIYSVSVDRRGGRVRLLVGADSSHWGPSVWRSDDLGASWFEPPRPTIRFPEHTGASLTRVWQLQPAGEEAPGVVWAGTEPAALFRSEDGGESFTMVESLWTHPQRSEWGAGYGGQGLHTVITDPRDPQKLLVAVSSGGVYRTKDGGRSWQPSNRGLRAEFLPEENQYPEFGQCVHKIATDPVDPDRLYLQNHGGVYRSDDAGESWRFIADGLPADFGFAIAAHPRRTGTAYVFPLEGAGSRMPPGRRCRVFRTEDAGDSWQPLAAGLPGEDHYGVVLRDALRTDDADPAGLYFGNRNGEVHASADEGASWRLLISHLPDVLCVRAAVIG, encoded by the coding sequence ATGACCGAAGTGTTGCTGGCCGTCGGGACGGAGAAGGGCCTGTTCCTCGGGCGCAGCCGCGACCGGCTGGACTGGGAGTTCAGCGGGCCGCACTTCCCGATGAACGCGATCTACTCGGTGTCGGTGGACCGCCGCGGGGGCCGGGTCCGCCTGCTGGTGGGCGCCGACAGCAGCCACTGGGGGCCCTCGGTCTGGCGCTCGGACGACCTCGGCGCCAGCTGGTTCGAGCCGCCGCGGCCCACGATCAGGTTCCCCGAGCACACCGGTGCCTCGCTCACCCGGGTCTGGCAGCTCCAGCCGGCCGGCGAGGAGGCGCCCGGGGTGGTCTGGGCGGGCACCGAGCCCGCCGCCCTGTTCCGCTCCGAGGACGGCGGCGAGAGCTTCACGATGGTCGAGTCCCTGTGGACGCACCCGCAGCGGTCGGAGTGGGGCGCGGGCTACGGCGGTCAGGGCCTGCACACCGTCATCACCGACCCGCGCGACCCGCAGAAGCTGCTGGTCGCGGTCTCCAGCGGCGGCGTCTACCGGACGAAGGACGGCGGCCGGAGCTGGCAGCCGTCCAACCGGGGCCTGCGGGCGGAGTTCCTGCCGGAGGAGAACCAGTACCCGGAGTTCGGGCAGTGCGTGCACAAGATCGCCACCGACCCGGTCGACCCGGACCGCCTCTACCTGCAGAACCACGGCGGCGTGTACCGCAGCGACGACGCCGGGGAGAGCTGGCGGTTCATCGCCGACGGCCTGCCCGCCGACTTCGGGTTCGCGATCGCCGCCCATCCGCGGCGGACCGGCACCGCGTACGTCTTCCCGCTGGAGGGCGCCGGCAGCCGGATGCCCCCGGGGCGCCGCTGCAGGGTGTTCCGCACCGAGGACGCCGGCGACAGCTGGCAGCCGCTGGCCGCGGGCCTGCCGGGCGAGGACCACTACGGCGTCGTCCTGCGCGACGCGCTGCGCACCGACGACGCGGACCCGGCCGGCCTCTACTTCGGCAACCGCAACGGCGAGGTGCACGCCAGCGCGGACGAAGGCGCGAGCTGGCGCCTGCTGATCTCCCACCTGCCGGACGTGCTCTGCGTCCGGGCCGCCGTGATCGGCTGA
- a CDS encoding TOBE domain-containing protein, whose translation MSLSIRNQLPGTVTAIATGEVMATVKVRLGSGQEVTAAITLDSVKDLGLVEGSQVRTLVKSTEVSLATGPVTGLSIRNQIPGTVVEVATGGAMAGVKVAVDGGELTAAITADAVSDLGLAAGTPVVALIKSTEVSLATV comes from the coding sequence ATGAGCCTGAGCATCCGCAACCAGCTCCCCGGCACCGTGACCGCGATCGCCACCGGCGAGGTGATGGCCACCGTCAAGGTACGGCTGGGCTCCGGCCAGGAGGTCACGGCCGCCATCACGCTGGACTCCGTGAAGGACCTCGGCCTCGTCGAGGGCAGCCAGGTCCGCACCCTGGTGAAGTCCACCGAGGTGTCGCTGGCCACCGGCCCGGTGACCGGGCTGAGCATCCGCAACCAGATCCCGGGCACCGTGGTCGAGGTGGCGACCGGCGGCGCGATGGCCGGGGTGAAGGTGGCCGTGGACGGCGGCGAGCTGACCGCGGCGATCACCGCCGACGCGGTGTCGGACCTGGGCCTCGCGGCCGGCACCCCGGTGGTCGCGCTGATCAAGTCGACCGAGGTGTCGCTCGCGACCGTCTGA
- a CDS encoding SSI family serine proteinase inhibitor codes for MISSFRWRAAAATAVFAATFSTFAHAVTAQPAPLPEGVTGDRLTVTVSDGDGPASGGTHELLCHPAGGDHPAVQEACDRLDSLTVWGRDLFTPVAPDAVCTLQYGGPATARVTGHWAGRPVDARFSRRDGCEIARWDSFVPLLPGDDPAGA; via the coding sequence ATGATCAGCTCCTTCCGGTGGCGCGCGGCGGCGGCCACCGCCGTGTTCGCCGCCACCTTCAGCACCTTCGCCCACGCCGTCACGGCCCAGCCGGCCCCGCTCCCGGAGGGCGTCACCGGGGACCGGCTCACGGTCACGGTCTCCGACGGCGACGGGCCCGCCTCCGGCGGTACCCACGAGCTCCTCTGCCACCCTGCCGGCGGTGACCACCCGGCCGTGCAGGAGGCCTGCGACCGGCTCGACTCGCTCACCGTCTGGGGACGGGACCTCTTCACGCCCGTGGCGCCGGACGCCGTCTGCACCCTGCAGTACGGCGGCCCGGCCACCGCGCGGGTGACCGGTCACTGGGCCGGCCGGCCCGTGGACGCCCGCTTCTCGCGCCGCGACGGCTGCGAGATCGCCCGCTGGGACTCCTTCGTCCCGCTGCTGCCGGGTGACGACCCCGCCGGGGCGTGA
- a CDS encoding PucR family transcriptional regulator encodes MIVGDLLHLDDLDIRLAWGTPELLARRITGVTSTDLQDPARYLQPGELVLTGLVWWQPEDGSAALRFATALRSARVAALMAGEGTHGAVPAGLAEACRTHGIPVLAVPAGTSFRAVTDRVYLRLWGGLQAGVRDAAAIPEAARRELVGLIDSGGQAADVLAHAVNRLGVPECSVSTTGGRVIAEPPAVAAAAPADRATGSGTGSALPVGPQENSPFDGWLLHGGPAAQGAATPMLRGLADLLAPLATGAHAEAAARRRAAGRLLGLLAADGPADLGEALAACALPAEGPLVTVAARIDGGPDDWAAYALAEALHPLGVPFAAGTDPAGRTAALVAAPAARVAERLRRARPALQTRLTGRRTLRAGVGPASPAVAGPLRAALVQARYVLAGAAGPIGSTAELDSLAGLLRGIPPEVTAAFHTRLLAPLAAHDRENAVSLVGTLTVFLDHDGSWARTAESLHIHVNTVHYRIRRIEELTGRNLARLQDRLDLRAALLCAPAGR; translated from the coding sequence ATGATCGTCGGAGACCTGCTGCACCTGGACGACCTGGACATCCGGTTGGCCTGGGGCACGCCCGAACTCCTCGCCCGCCGGATCACCGGCGTGACCTCCACCGACCTCCAGGACCCGGCCCGGTACCTGCAGCCCGGCGAGCTGGTACTGACCGGCCTGGTCTGGTGGCAGCCCGAGGACGGCTCGGCGGCCCTGCGCTTCGCCACCGCCCTGCGCAGCGCCCGGGTCGCCGCCCTGATGGCCGGCGAGGGCACCCACGGCGCCGTGCCCGCGGGCCTCGCCGAGGCCTGCCGCACCCACGGCATCCCGGTGCTCGCCGTCCCGGCCGGCACCAGCTTCCGCGCCGTGACCGACCGGGTCTACCTGCGGCTCTGGGGCGGGCTGCAGGCCGGCGTGCGGGACGCGGCCGCGATCCCCGAGGCCGCCCGCCGGGAGCTGGTCGGCCTGATCGACTCCGGTGGGCAGGCCGCCGACGTGCTGGCGCACGCGGTCAACCGGCTCGGCGTGCCCGAGTGCTCGGTGAGCACCACCGGCGGTCGGGTCATCGCCGAACCGCCCGCGGTGGCCGCCGCGGCGCCGGCCGACCGGGCCACCGGCAGCGGCACCGGCTCCGCGCTGCCGGTCGGCCCCCAGGAGAACTCCCCCTTCGACGGCTGGCTGCTGCACGGCGGCCCGGCGGCCCAAGGCGCGGCCACCCCGATGCTGCGCGGCCTGGCCGACCTGCTCGCCCCGCTCGCCACCGGGGCCCACGCCGAGGCCGCCGCCCGGCGCCGGGCGGCCGGGCGACTGCTCGGCCTGCTGGCCGCGGACGGCCCGGCCGACCTCGGCGAGGCACTGGCCGCCTGCGCCCTGCCCGCCGAGGGCCCGCTGGTCACCGTGGCCGCCCGGATCGACGGCGGCCCGGACGACTGGGCGGCGTACGCCCTCGCGGAGGCGCTGCACCCGCTGGGCGTCCCGTTCGCCGCCGGCACCGACCCCGCCGGCCGGACCGCCGCGCTGGTCGCCGCGCCCGCCGCCCGGGTGGCCGAGCGGCTGCGGCGGGCCCGGCCGGCCCTGCAGACCCGGCTGACCGGCCGGCGCACCTTGCGCGCCGGGGTCGGGCCGGCCTCCCCGGCGGTCGCCGGGCCGCTGCGCGCCGCCCTGGTCCAGGCCCGCTACGTGCTGGCCGGGGCCGCCGGGCCGATCGGCAGCACCGCCGAGCTGGACTCGCTGGCCGGCCTGCTGCGCGGGATACCGCCCGAGGTGACGGCGGCCTTCCACACCCGGCTGCTCGCCCCGCTGGCCGCGCACGACCGGGAGAACGCCGTCTCGCTGGTCGGCACCCTCACGGTCTTCCTCGACCACGACGGCTCCTGGGCCCGGACGGCCGAGTCGCTGCACATCCACGTCAACACCGTGCACTACCGGATCCGCCGGATCGAGGAACTGACCGGCCGCAACCTGGCCAGGCTGCAGGACCGCCTGGACCTGCGGGCCGCGCTGCTCTGCGCACCGGCCGGGCGCTGA
- a CDS encoding dihydrolipoyl dehydrogenase family protein has product MGEQPEQYDVIVLGAGPTGENLADRTTAAGLRTVIVESELVGGECSYWACMPSKALLRPVAALAAARAVAGSREAVGDGALDAAAVLARRDSFTSHWRDDGQVEWLNGAGIDLVRGHGRLTGERTVTVTGPDGAERRLTARHAVAVCTGSRAVLPEGVPGLAEARPWTSREATASPKVPGRLVVVGGGVVGVEMATAWRALGAEVVLLVRGAGLLPRMEPFAGELVADGLRGAGVDVRTGASVAVLERPAADGPVTVVLADGERLTADEVLYATGRAPRTDDLGLELVGLEPGSWLEVDDSCAVRGVEGGWLYAAGDVNHRALLTHQGKYQARIAGNAIGVLAGGGRLDTGRWGAHVASADTAGPPQVVFTEPEAASVGLSLAEAGRAGLRVKAVDHELGKVAGASLYADDYRGRARVVFDLDRSVLVGATFVGPGVAELLHSATVAVVGEVPIDRLWHAVPSYPTMSEVWLRLLEDCRG; this is encoded by the coding sequence ATGGGCGAGCAGCCCGAGCAGTACGACGTGATCGTCCTGGGCGCCGGCCCGACCGGGGAGAACCTGGCGGACCGCACCACGGCCGCCGGGCTGCGGACGGTGATCGTCGAGAGCGAGCTGGTCGGCGGCGAGTGCTCGTACTGGGCCTGCATGCCCAGCAAGGCGCTGCTGCGCCCGGTGGCCGCGCTGGCCGCCGCCCGGGCCGTGGCCGGCTCCCGGGAGGCGGTGGGCGACGGCGCCCTGGACGCCGCGGCCGTGCTGGCCCGACGGGACTCCTTCACCTCGCACTGGCGCGACGACGGCCAGGTGGAGTGGCTGAACGGTGCCGGCATCGACCTGGTCCGCGGCCACGGCCGGCTGACCGGCGAGCGGACCGTCACGGTGACCGGCCCGGACGGCGCCGAGCGCCGGCTCACCGCCCGGCACGCGGTCGCGGTCTGCACCGGCAGTCGGGCCGTGCTGCCCGAGGGCGTACCGGGCCTGGCCGAGGCCCGCCCGTGGACCAGCCGGGAGGCGACCGCCTCACCGAAGGTGCCGGGTCGCCTGGTGGTGGTCGGCGGCGGGGTGGTCGGCGTGGAGATGGCGACCGCCTGGCGGGCGCTCGGTGCCGAGGTGGTGCTGCTGGTGCGCGGCGCCGGCCTGCTGCCGCGGATGGAGCCGTTCGCCGGCGAGCTGGTCGCCGACGGGCTGCGCGGGGCCGGGGTCGACGTCCGCACCGGCGCGTCGGTCGCCGTTCTGGAACGCCCGGCGGCGGACGGCCCGGTGACGGTGGTGCTGGCGGACGGCGAGCGGCTCACCGCCGACGAGGTGCTGTACGCGACCGGCCGGGCGCCGCGCACCGACGACCTCGGCCTGGAGCTGGTCGGCCTGGAGCCCGGGTCCTGGCTGGAGGTGGACGACAGCTGCGCCGTGCGCGGCGTCGAGGGCGGCTGGCTGTACGCGGCCGGCGACGTCAACCACCGGGCGCTGCTCACCCATCAGGGCAAGTACCAGGCGCGGATCGCCGGCAACGCGATCGGCGTGCTGGCCGGAGGCGGCCGCCTGGACACCGGGCGCTGGGGTGCGCACGTGGCCTCCGCGGACACCGCGGGCCCGCCGCAGGTGGTCTTCACCGAGCCCGAGGCCGCCTCGGTGGGCCTGAGCCTGGCCGAGGCCGGACGGGCGGGTCTGCGGGTGAAGGCGGTCGACCACGAGCTGGGCAAGGTCGCCGGCGCCTCGCTGTACGCCGACGACTACCGCGGCCGGGCCCGGGTGGTCTTCGACCTGGACAGGAGTGTGCTGGTGGGGGCGACCTTCGTCGGCCCCGGGGTGGCGGAGCTGCTGCACTCGGCGACGGTCGCGGTGGTCGGCGAGGTGCCGATCGACCGGCTGTGGCACGCGGTTCCCTCCTACCCGACCATGAGCGAGGTCTGGCTGCGCCTGCTGGAGGACTGCCGGGGCTGA
- a CDS encoding dioxygenase family protein, with product MSTAAPERMPALYLSHGAPPLADDPIWPGQLAAWSAGLPRPKAILMISAHWEEAPLALGATTTVPLVYDFWGFPEHYYRVQYGAPGAPELAESVRKLLRAPGTPVQDIPDRGLDHGAYVPLVEMFPEADIPVLQVSMPTLDPQRLLEIGRRLAPLRDEGVLIVGSGFFTHNLRAISPDGTVPSVMAEFDDWGRRALEARDLDALLDFERKAPAGRLAHPRTEHFAPLFVTLGAGEADLATQRSVIDGFWMGLAKRSVQLG from the coding sequence ATGAGCACCGCAGCCCCCGAGCGCATGCCCGCCCTCTACCTCTCGCACGGCGCGCCGCCGCTCGCCGACGACCCGATCTGGCCGGGGCAGCTCGCCGCCTGGTCCGCCGGGCTGCCGCGCCCCAAGGCCATCCTGATGATCTCCGCCCACTGGGAGGAGGCCCCGCTCGCCCTCGGCGCCACCACCACCGTGCCGCTGGTCTACGACTTCTGGGGCTTCCCCGAGCACTACTATCGGGTGCAGTACGGCGCCCCGGGAGCGCCCGAACTCGCCGAGAGCGTGCGCAAGCTGCTGCGCGCCCCCGGCACACCTGTGCAGGACATTCCCGACCGCGGGCTCGACCACGGCGCGTACGTCCCGCTGGTGGAGATGTTCCCCGAGGCCGACATCCCCGTCCTGCAGGTCTCGATGCCGACGCTCGACCCGCAGCGGCTGCTGGAGATCGGCCGCCGGCTCGCCCCGCTGCGCGACGAGGGCGTGCTGATCGTCGGCAGCGGCTTCTTCACCCACAACCTGCGCGCCATCAGCCCCGACGGCACGGTGCCGTCCGTGATGGCCGAGTTCGACGACTGGGGCCGGCGCGCCCTGGAGGCCCGTGACCTCGACGCCCTGCTCGACTTCGAGCGCAAGGCCCCGGCCGGGCGCCTCGCACACCCCCGCACCGAGCACTTCGCGCCGCTCTTCGTGACGCTGGGCGCCGGGGAGGCCGACCTCGCCACCCAGCGCAGCGTGATCGACGGCTTCTGGATGGGCCTCGCCAAGCGCTCCGTCCAGCTCGGCTGA
- a CDS encoding VOC family protein: protein MASLVRHVTFDCADAYRLGSFWAEVLGASVHEDDKPGDPEALVASEGAVLLFVTVPDTKTVKNRVHLDIQPQDRTRDEEVERLLALGAVLVSDHRREDGLGWATLADPEGNEFCVERSAAERG, encoded by the coding sequence ATGGCTTCCCTTGTGCGACACGTGACCTTCGACTGCGCCGACGCCTACCGGCTCGGCAGTTTCTGGGCGGAGGTGCTGGGTGCCTCGGTGCACGAGGACGACAAGCCCGGCGATCCCGAGGCCCTGGTGGCCTCCGAGGGCGCGGTGCTGCTCTTCGTCACCGTGCCCGACACCAAGACGGTCAAGAACCGGGTCCATCTGGACATCCAGCCGCAGGACCGCACCCGTGACGAGGAGGTCGAGCGGCTGCTGGCCCTCGGCGCCGTCCTGGTCTCGGACCACCGGCGGGAGGACGGCCTGGGCTGGGCGACCCTGGCCGACCCGGAGGGCAACGAGTTCTGCGTCGAGCGCAGCGCGGCCGAGCGGGGCTGA
- a CDS encoding saccharopine dehydrogenase family protein yields MPTGRSYDIVLFGATGFTGELTAEYLARHAPAGTRWALAGRSPAKLAAVRDRLAAVDPALAGLDLLTADAADPAALRTVAEAARVVISTVGPYLRHGDPLVGACAAAGTDYLDLSGEPEFVDRSYLRHHATAVASGARLVHCCGFDSVPYDLGVRFTVEQLPQGVPVTVQGFVSASATFSGGTFHSALTVLSRLRQGARAAGERHRAEPGPSGRRVRGVAGLPRRERRIGAWALPAPTIDPQIVLRSARALERYGPDFRYGHHLAVRRLPAAAGLVAGAGALLVLAQVRPVREWLLGRRRPGEGPSAEKRAKSWFRVVFLGEGGGRRVVTEVSGGDPGYGETAKMLAEAALCLAFDRLPDTAGQVTTAVAMGEALTGRLVAAGIGFKVLES; encoded by the coding sequence ATGCCTACCGGCCGCAGCTACGACATCGTCCTGTTCGGCGCCACCGGGTTCACCGGTGAGCTCACCGCCGAGTACCTCGCGCGGCACGCGCCCGCCGGCACCCGCTGGGCGCTGGCCGGGCGCAGCCCCGCGAAGCTCGCCGCCGTCCGCGACCGGCTGGCCGCCGTCGACCCCGCCCTCGCCGGGCTGGACCTGCTGACGGCGGACGCCGCCGACCCGGCCGCGCTGCGGACGGTCGCCGAGGCGGCCCGGGTGGTGATCAGCACGGTCGGACCGTACCTGCGGCACGGGGACCCGCTGGTCGGCGCCTGCGCCGCGGCCGGCACGGACTACCTGGACCTCAGCGGCGAGCCGGAGTTCGTCGACCGCAGCTACCTGCGGCACCACGCCACGGCGGTGGCCAGCGGCGCGCGCCTGGTGCACTGCTGCGGCTTCGACTCCGTCCCCTACGACCTGGGGGTCCGGTTCACCGTCGAGCAGCTGCCGCAGGGCGTTCCGGTCACCGTGCAGGGGTTCGTGAGCGCGTCCGCGACCTTCTCCGGCGGCACCTTCCACTCGGCGCTCACCGTGCTCTCCCGGCTGCGCCAGGGCGCGCGGGCGGCCGGGGAGCGCCACCGGGCGGAGCCCGGACCGTCCGGCCGCCGGGTGCGCGGGGTGGCCGGCCTGCCCCGGCGGGAGCGGCGGATCGGCGCCTGGGCGCTGCCCGCCCCCACCATCGACCCGCAGATCGTGCTGCGCTCCGCCCGCGCCCTGGAGCGCTACGGCCCGGACTTCCGCTACGGCCACCACCTGGCGGTCCGCCGGCTGCCGGCCGCGGCCGGGCTGGTGGCCGGGGCGGGCGCCCTGCTGGTGCTGGCCCAGGTCCGGCCCGTCCGGGAGTGGCTGCTGGGCCGCCGGCGGCCGGGCGAGGGGCCGTCCGCCGAGAAGCGGGCGAAGTCCTGGTTCCGGGTGGTCTTCCTCGGCGAGGGCGGCGGGCGGCGGGTGGTCACCGAGGTGTCGGGCGGCGACCCGGGGTACGGCGAGACGGCGAAGATGCTCGCGGAGGCGGCGCTCTGCCTGGCGTTCGACCGGCTCCCGGACACCGCCGGCCAGGTCACCACGGCCGTCGCGATGGGTGAGGCGCTGACCGGGCGACTGGTCGCGGCGGGCATCGGCTTCAAGGTCCTGGAGAGCTGA
- a CDS encoding lysophospholipid acyltransferase family protein encodes MLSAVARAVVPALGRFTVTTDEAAVLAPGSIVAPNHSSLVDPGVVLAAVRRLGVEPVVLATAGLWRIPVLGGALVREGHIPVHRGTERAAQALEAAAAALAAGRVVVIYAEGRLPRRVDAADSAPGPFRTGLARLAADGAPVVPLGQAGARRISSGSTAKQVAGLFTAPLRRPGVHVHVGAPLVLGGDVEAATARAHAAVTAAWRTAAGHLADRRG; translated from the coding sequence ATGCTGAGCGCCGTCGCCCGCGCCGTCGTCCCGGCCCTCGGCCGGTTCACCGTGACCACGGACGAGGCCGCCGTCCTGGCCCCGGGCAGCATCGTCGCGCCCAACCATTCTTCGCTGGTCGACCCCGGTGTGGTGCTCGCCGCCGTCCGCCGGCTCGGCGTCGAACCCGTCGTGCTGGCCACCGCCGGGCTGTGGCGGATCCCGGTGCTCGGCGGGGCACTGGTCCGCGAGGGCCACATACCCGTGCACCGCGGCACCGAGCGGGCCGCCCAGGCGCTGGAGGCTGCCGCCGCCGCGCTGGCCGCCGGCCGGGTGGTCGTCATCTACGCCGAGGGCCGGCTCCCGCGCCGGGTGGACGCCGCCGACAGCGCGCCCGGCCCGTTCCGCACCGGCCTGGCCCGGCTCGCCGCCGACGGCGCGCCGGTCGTCCCGCTCGGGCAGGCCGGCGCGCGGCGGATCAGCTCCGGGTCCACGGCGAAGCAGGTCGCGGGCCTGTTCACCGCACCGCTGCGCCGCCCCGGCGTGCACGTCCACGTGGGGGCGCCGCTGGTGCTCGGCGGCGACGTGGAGGCCGCCACCGCCCGGGCCCACGCGGCCGTGACCGCCGCCTGGCGGACGGCGGCCGGCCACCTGGCCGACCGCCGGGGCTGA
- a CDS encoding GNAT family N-acetyltransferase produces MTTGGIAGQVVLRAGAAGSGPPLLLRRWTGADADALVEAYRDPVLRAWTRLGVPDAGAAARWMEVQRAGWERGDRLSFAVVEEEAPGGGRVAGNVVLKRPEPAGPAGEVGYWTAAHARGRGVAPRALQVLTDWAFETFAGQGLAYLELMHQVDNTASCRVAEKAGYGFERVLPVVPPFPRDGHLHLRWAAGVPVRW; encoded by the coding sequence ATGACCACAGGGGGGATCGCCGGGCAGGTCGTGCTCCGGGCGGGGGCCGCCGGGTCCGGGCCGCCGCTGCTGCTCCGCAGGTGGACGGGTGCGGACGCGGACGCGCTGGTGGAGGCGTACCGCGATCCGGTGCTCCGCGCCTGGACCAGGCTGGGGGTGCCGGACGCCGGGGCGGCCGCCCGCTGGATGGAGGTCCAGCGGGCGGGCTGGGAGCGCGGCGACCGGCTGAGCTTCGCCGTCGTGGAGGAGGAGGCGCCGGGCGGCGGGCGGGTGGCCGGCAACGTGGTCCTGAAGCGCCCCGAACCGGCGGGCCCCGCCGGCGAGGTCGGGTACTGGACGGCCGCGCACGCCCGTGGCCGGGGCGTCGCCCCGAGGGCCCTGCAGGTGCTGACCGACTGGGCCTTCGAGACCTTCGCCGGCCAGGGGCTGGCGTACCTGGAGCTGATGCACCAGGTGGACAACACCGCGTCCTGCCGGGTTGCCGAGAAGGCCGGCTACGGCTTCGAGCGGGTGCTGCCCGTGGTGCCGCCGTTCCCCAGGGACGGTCACCTGCACCTGCGCTGGGCCGCCGGCGTACCGGTCCGGTGGTGA